TATAGCCGAAGGCACTGGTGTAAAATTTTTATCTAAAATCCAAGGTCTTGGAACTCTAAATGTAATCTTAAGCGTCTGTATCGCCAGTCCTGATAAGAAATAGGAAAAACAGATACGATATGCTAAGCGCTTATTATAGCACCAATACAAGCTGCATAAAATAGCTAAAACAAATAATTCCTCGCCAAACCAAGTGAAACACTTAAATACATTGGTTAAGGTATCTGTTCTTATGCCCTCCAAATATCTTAGAAAATCCATTGAGGTTCTCCTTTTCATTCATATAAGTTATGCTTTCCTGCTTCGTCTTTATAATATCAAATTAAACCATAAAATACTAGTGAAAACTTTGCTAAATATAAGCTTAATAAGTGAATTATATTAATTATTATACTAAGTATTTCACTTTTAGCTTTTGAATCTTATCCTCTGTCATGTTCATTTTTGTACGTATAAATTCGTCAAAGGAACCGTAATCTTTCTCAATGGTATCAAAAAATGCTTCCAGATAGCTCTTATCTACTCCATTTAACTTAGCTACTAGCTTTAAAACTCGTTCATCAGTTGTTTTTTCACTTACCTGCTTGACAATTTGCTCTGTTTGATCCTTTAAAAAATCATTGGTTAGTAAAAAATCATTAAATATTGTTTCCATATCAACACCTAATATCCTTAACAATATAGCCGTTGAAGTTCCTACTCTATCTTTACCTGCGGTACAATGCCACAATATAGCTCCTTCTTCTTGTTCAAGAACGTATAGAAGGAATTTCCTATAATGTTCCAAAGCATACTCACTCTCAACAAATTCTGCATATAAGGAGGCTAAACTATCCTCGTTCTCCCCCATCATTTTTACATGATTTAAGAGCATTTCGCTATAGTCAAACTCCTCCTTAGATAGAGTTTTTTCACTTTCTTTTGTGATTCCAAAAGTTTCATCTCTTAAAATAGGATTATGATAACTGACAACACCAGGAATTTCTGGATCTGGATTTTGACTACGTTCTGCATCTGTCCTTAAATCTATAATAGTTTTCAAATTGTAATCTTCCACTAAAATTCGTATATCTTCTTCTATTAAGGCACCTAAGGTACCACTTCTTATTAATTTTTTAGGTTTTATCCTTTTCCCCTCTACTGTTCTATAACCACCCAAATCACGTGCATTTGGAATAGCTGTTAATGGTATTCTAGTTCCTTTGATTGAATCCATTTCTGATGTAATTATTTCTCTGCCCATATTCTCCTCCATGTTTGTAATATAGTTTTTCTAATTTCTGCTACTCTACTTATGTTTATATCATATCATTGATACGGTAAAAAAACATTATATATTCATGGATTTCTGATTTATTTCTGTTTTTCGCAATATTCTACCATCTTTTATATTGTTAATACCCTAGATAGTATGTTTTATACTAATTACAGGACAACTTATTATATTGTATCATTTTTTATTCTATACAAAGCAAAGAGGACCATTGAACAAACCGATGCTAAAATACAGTTTATTCAATGACCCTAATTTATTTTTCCTATCTATATTTCATACTGATGAAAATTATATATTTACGAGATTAATTTTCAAAAGATAATACCTCATGGTACTCATATTGAAGTTTGGCATCTATTATTTTAGCATCACCTTCTTCTGAGAGTTCTGGCCACTGCTCTAGGAATACTTTGGTATCCTTTTTTAGAGCATTTATTTCTAGCCGATACTTTCTACGAAATTGCAGATGCTTTAAGGATAATTCCCAAGTCTGACCTGTATAAAAATGATCCGCTACTAACTCATTTTGATAAAATAACTGTGCAGTGTCACCGATATAATCGATACATATAAATCGATCCGCTACATCATCGGAAATTAATAACTCTAATTCATACACTCTCTTATCTTTCGATTCAAAGACCAATCGAGTATGAATCAATTCCCTTTCTTTGTCCTTTTCTAGTTCCTTTTCATATATTGTAAATTGACCTTTTTTACCTGTAACAATATATCCTTTCGGTATATGACTAAGCTCTGGGTAGACTAACATCTTTGGAGATTGTCTGCCGATTATATGTATACCATCATCCATCGTCACAATGGCAGAATCACTAATTATTAGATATTCTCTCTCAAGCCATACTTTATATGCATTTTTTGCTTCTTCTCTTGAAATTGTAACTAGCTCCACATTTTCTAATTTCCCATTTATTTTATACCCAGGATCACCATCTGTATAGAAAATATAACTCACGCTATCACTGTTTAGTTTACATAGGGGTGTTGCTAATGCAGTTACTAATGTTGCCTCACCTAAATCCATATTAAATGGGTAAAAGAAGAAGTCTTTATCTTTTACCGTAATTGCAGGATAAGTAATTGTTTCATCTTCAAGAGATACACTTAATACAACATCTTTATGCTCTGACATTTCATAGTTCTTCTGATAATTGTTAACAAATACATACCCTTTCTTTCCATTATGACGGTATGAAGTTCTTAAATGTATAAAGTCCGTTTGATCCAATGGATTATCCTTAGGTATGATCGCTGGCATCTCACAAAATTCTTTCCCAAAGTCCTTTATAAACATTGTAAGCAACTTTAATTCCTTAAAAGTCTCTGATACCTGACCATACTCACGCAATGGAGCATTAAAATCATAATTTAAAATAGGTAAATCGTTAGGATAGCCACTTTCCCTAGTTTCTTGTAATGTAGTAAGCTTGCCAACCGGATTTGTTCCACCATGATACATGTAGTATCCAAGTAGATTTACACCACTACCGAGCTTAACCATAGACATTGCACTAATATCTTTACTATGGGCAATTGGTCTACGATGTTTTGTTACTTGTAAGCCACCACCTAGTTCCGCGGTCAAATATGGGAATTTACTAATATCAAAGGTAATCCCAGTTCCAAAACCATAATCAGAACCAATATTGTGGTCATTTCTCTCATGCGTAAAAATGTAATTGCCACTTGGTTCTATTTTAGTCAATCGCTGATCCCATGGAGCCTCACAGTAACCGCCCATAACTGGAAGTAGTCCACCTGTCACTGCACCACCCCAACCTGTGGCTGTATAAAGTGGAACATCAAATCCAACACTTTTGGCAATTTTCGTAAGGGTTTTCATATGTTCT
This portion of the Clostridium sp. Marseille-P299 genome encodes:
- a CDS encoding tyrosine-protein phosphatase, with the translated sequence MGREIITSEMDSIKGTRIPLTAIPNARDLGGYRTVEGKRIKPKKLIRSGTLGALIEEDIRILVEDYNLKTIIDLRTDAERSQNPDPEIPGVVSYHNPILRDETFGITKESEKTLSKEEFDYSEMLLNHVKMMGENEDSLASLYAEFVESEYALEHYRKFLLYVLEQEEGAILWHCTAGKDRVGTSTAILLRILGVDMETIFNDFLLTNDFLKDQTEQIVKQVSEKTTDERVLKLVAKLNGVDKSYLEAFFDTIEKDYGSFDEFIRTKMNMTEDKIQKLKVKYLV
- a CDS encoding beta-galactosidase, whose translation is MKTIEYGITPKYLTKNGAPWFPIMGEIHYSRFDHRYWKESLYKMKAGGVDVVSSYVLWIHHEEIEGEYDFSGNKDLRKFVEAIKQCGLSMILRIGPWCHAECRNGGFPDWILKKEFDVRSNDEAYFKTVEAFYKKIYEQVEGYLLKDEGPIIGIQIENEYGHCGGLVGDEGEEHMKTLTKIAKSVGFDVPLYTATGWGGAVTGGLLPVMGGYCEAPWDQRLTKIEPSGNYIFTHERNDHNIGSDYGFGTGITFDISKFPYLTAELGGGLQVTKHRRPIAHSKDISAMSMVKLGSGVNLLGYYMYHGGTNPVGKLTTLQETRESGYPNDLPILNYDFNAPLREYGQVSETFKELKLLTMFIKDFGKEFCEMPAIIPKDNPLDQTDFIHLRTSYRHNGKKGYVFVNNYQKNYEMSEHKDVVLSVSLEDETITYPAITVKDKDFFFYPFNMDLGEATLVTALATPLCKLNSDSVSYIFYTDGDPGYKINGKLENVELVTISREEAKNAYKVWLEREYLIISDSAIVTMDDGIHIIGRQSPKMLVYPELSHIPKGYIVTGKKGQFTIYEKELEKDKERELIHTRLVFESKDKRVYELELLISDDVADRFICIDYIGDTAQLFYQNELVADHFYTGQTWELSLKHLQFRRKYRLEINALKKDTKVFLEQWPELSEEGDAKIIDAKLQYEYHEVLSFEN